From Bradyrhizobium symbiodeficiens, the proteins below share one genomic window:
- the gfa gene encoding S-(hydroxymethyl)glutathione synthase has translation MTVALHPSIDNGLKQGSGSFAGGTLACKCKDHQVKVGVKGDVAHNHACGCTKCWKPQGATFSVVAVVPRQNVTVLENGDKLQIVDPSAVIQRHACKACGTHMFGRIENKNHPFYGLDFIHPELFQEQGSQAPQFAAFVSSVIEAGVKPEQMAGIRSRLKEIGLEPYDCLSPALMDAIATHVAKAKAA, from the coding sequence ATGACTGTTGCACTCCATCCCTCGATCGACAACGGCCTCAAACAAGGCAGCGGCAGCTTTGCCGGCGGCACGCTGGCCTGCAAATGCAAGGACCACCAGGTCAAGGTCGGCGTTAAGGGCGACGTCGCCCACAACCACGCCTGCGGCTGCACCAAGTGCTGGAAGCCGCAAGGCGCGACGTTCTCCGTCGTCGCCGTGGTGCCGCGCCAGAACGTCACCGTGCTCGAGAACGGCGACAAGCTCCAGATCGTCGATCCCTCCGCGGTGATCCAGCGCCACGCCTGCAAGGCCTGCGGCACCCACATGTTCGGCCGCATCGAGAACAAGAACCATCCGTTCTACGGCCTCGACTTCATCCATCCCGAGCTGTTCCAGGAGCAGGGTTCGCAGGCGCCGCAATTCGCCGCCTTCGTTTCCTCTGTGATCGAAGCGGGCGTGAAGCCGGAGCAGATGGCCGGCATCCGTTCGCGGCTGAAGGAGATCGGGCTCGAGCCCTATGATTGCCTGTCACCGGCGCTGATGGACGCGATAGCGACCCACGTCGCCAAAGCCAAAGCCGCCTGA